In Streptomyces sp. NBC_01551, one DNA window encodes the following:
- a CDS encoding ATP-binding protein, giving the protein MSGLRTARHAPSRHAVTGPGRQIRPQLVRAAVLPTLAAGLSGAAAVIFTLQLGGGAGERDARLWPVLTGCALLVVGALAAALLGAQRSAKAVRDRCEALRRSSVRGRQELRTAAERLEHGETPARPVRGGASRPDGDPSAVDEFWLLAQELRGAREQAHTTLVRLAAPVAPSDSDRKVEVFVNLARRLQSLVHREISLLDDLEDTVEDPDLLKELFHVDHLATRIRRHAENLAVLGGAASRRQWTRPIDLSEVLRSSVAEVEQYTRVKVVPPAGGTVRGHAVADVVHLLAELVENATVFSAPDTDVVLRAERVTAGIAVEVEDRGLGMPAAEQHRMNALLGDPDRFDVRHLLADGRIGLFVVSALARRHGIAVELKSNIYGGVLAVLVLPQDLLGAEAPSAADVLGGSRATSWTAGEPLDAPPLEPVRVTPPRREPAGPGYPSDPGPGYPSGPVPVPVPGPGAGPPAPAWAESVPRTGSRGDVLAEPTGLDLGSAGAMPGPSASPAEGDRPPLPKRRAQEHLAPQLRDTPAPRRTADPEPPVHDPGLMAAFQRGFGLAQSENQA; this is encoded by the coding sequence ATGTCCGGACTCCGCACCGCCCGCCACGCCCCGTCGAGACACGCCGTCACCGGTCCCGGGCGGCAGATACGTCCCCAGCTGGTCCGCGCCGCCGTACTGCCCACGCTCGCCGCCGGGCTCAGCGGCGCGGCCGCCGTGATCTTCACCCTCCAGCTCGGCGGCGGCGCGGGGGAGCGCGACGCCCGGCTGTGGCCCGTCCTCACCGGCTGCGCCCTGCTCGTCGTCGGCGCGCTCGCCGCCGCCCTGCTCGGCGCCCAGCGCTCCGCCAAGGCCGTCCGCGACCGCTGCGAGGCGCTGCGCCGCTCCAGCGTGCGCGGCCGCCAGGAACTGCGGACGGCCGCCGAGCGGCTGGAGCACGGGGAGACGCCGGCCCGCCCGGTGCGCGGGGGCGCGTCCCGGCCGGACGGCGACCCCTCGGCGGTGGACGAGTTCTGGCTCCTCGCGCAGGAGCTGCGCGGCGCCCGCGAACAGGCGCACACCACCCTCGTCCGGCTCGCCGCCCCGGTCGCGCCGTCCGACAGCGACCGCAAGGTCGAGGTCTTCGTCAACCTCGCGCGCCGGCTCCAGTCCCTCGTCCACCGCGAGATCTCGCTGCTCGACGACCTGGAGGACACGGTCGAGGACCCGGACCTGCTCAAGGAGCTCTTCCACGTCGATCACCTCGCCACCCGGATCCGCCGCCACGCCGAGAACCTCGCCGTGCTCGGCGGCGCCGCGTCCCGGCGCCAGTGGACCCGGCCCATCGACCTCAGCGAGGTGCTCCGCTCCTCGGTCGCGGAGGTCGAGCAGTACACGAGGGTCAAGGTGGTGCCCCCAGCGGGCGGCACCGTGCGCGGCCACGCCGTCGCCGACGTGGTGCACCTGCTGGCCGAACTCGTCGAGAACGCCACGGTCTTCTCCGCCCCCGACACCGATGTGGTGCTGCGCGCCGAGCGGGTCACCGCCGGGATCGCCGTCGAGGTGGAGGACCGGGGGCTGGGCATGCCCGCCGCGGAACAGCACCGGATGAACGCCCTGCTCGGGGACCCCGACCGGTTCGACGTCCGGCACCTGCTGGCCGACGGGCGGATCGGCCTGTTCGTCGTCTCGGCGCTGGCCAGGCGGCACGGGATCGCCGTCGAGCTCAAGTCCAACATCTACGGCGGGGTGCTCGCCGTGCTGGTACTGCCGCAGGACCTGCTGGGCGCGGAGGCGCCGAGCGCCGCCGACGTGCTCGGTGGGTCGCGGGCCACCTCGTGGACCGCCGGTGAGCCTCTCGACGCCCCGCCGCTGGAGCCGGTACGGGTGACCCCGCCGCGGCGGGAGCCGGCGGGCCCGGGGTACCCGTCCGACCCGGGCCCGGGGTACCCGTCCGGCCCGGTGCCGGTGCCGGTGCCGGGGCCCGGAGCCGGGCCACCGGCTCCGGCCTGGGCGGAGTCCGTTCCGCGCACGGGCAGCCGAGGCGACGTGCTCGCGGAGCCCACGGGGCTGGACCTGGGGTCCGCGGGCGCGATGCCCGGGCCGTCCGCTTCCCCCGCGGAAGGCGACCGGCCGCCGCTGCCCAAGCGCCGCGCCCAGGAGCACCTCGCGCCACAGCTGCGCGACACCCCCGCCCCGCGCCGGACGGCGGACCCCGAGCCACCGGTGCACGACCCCGGCCTCATGGCCGCCTTCCAGCGGGGCTTCGGCCTCGCCCAGTCGGAGAACCAGGCATGA
- a CDS encoding roadblock/LC7 domain-containing protein — MGGDVATTTSRLSDLDWLLSGLVQRVPYTRSAVLLTADGLVTCVHGLDADSADHLAALASGLYSLGRSAGSRFGDGAEVRQVVVELDTALVFVSAAGSGTCLAVLADREADAGVLGYEMAMLVKSVRPYLAAPPRRPVADVGR; from the coding sequence ATGGGCGGCGATGTGGCGACCACGACCAGCCGGCTCTCGGATCTCGACTGGCTGCTCAGCGGCCTGGTCCAGCGGGTGCCGTACACGCGCAGCGCCGTGCTGCTCACCGCCGACGGCCTCGTCACCTGCGTGCACGGCCTCGACGCCGACAGCGCCGACCACCTGGCGGCCCTGGCCTCCGGGCTCTACTCGCTCGGCCGGAGCGCCGGATCCCGGTTCGGCGACGGCGCGGAGGTCCGGCAGGTCGTGGTCGAACTCGACACGGCCCTCGTCTTCGTGTCGGCCGCCGGATCCGGGACGTGCCTGGCGGTCCTCGCCGACCGGGAGGCCGACGCGGGCGTCCTCGGCTACGAGATGGCGATGCTGGTCAAGAGCGTCCGACCGTACCTGGCGGCCCCGCCGCGGCGCCCCGTCGCCGACGTGGGGCGATGA
- a CDS encoding DUF742 domain-containing protein, whose amino-acid sequence MRARATGAHGFGATGRDTPWLDDSAGRMMRPYTASGGRTRPAVALDLLSLVTATGVRPRAPLGAEHTLALRLCAGAAAVTVAEVAGQLRLPAVVVKVLLADLMEHGAVMAQSPRFPGGGTGSFAADDQTLLRAVLDGLRKRL is encoded by the coding sequence ATGAGGGCCCGGGCGACGGGGGCGCACGGATTCGGCGCGACGGGGCGGGACACGCCGTGGCTGGACGACTCGGCGGGCCGCATGATGCGCCCGTACACGGCGAGCGGCGGGCGGACCCGGCCGGCGGTCGCGCTCGATCTGCTCTCCCTGGTGACCGCGACCGGCGTACGCCCACGCGCGCCGCTCGGCGCCGAGCACACCCTCGCGCTACGGCTGTGCGCCGGCGCGGCGGCGGTCACCGTCGCCGAGGTGGCCGGGCAGCTGCGGCTCCCGGCGGTGGTGGTGAAGGTGCTGCTGGCCGACCTGATGGAACACGGAGCCGTGATGGCGCAGTCACCGCGCTTCCCCGGCGGCGGCACCGGCTCGTTCGCCGCCGATGACCAGACTCTGCTGCGGGCGGTGCTCGATGGCTTACGCAAACGGCTGTGA
- a CDS encoding ATP/GTP-binding protein, whose translation MAYANGCDSRPETLPATLKILVAGGFGAGKTTFVGAVSEIEPLCTEELLSGLSETADPLDGVEAKTTTTVALDFGRITLDERHVLYLFGTPGQERFWFLWEELCAGALGAVVLADTRRLADCFPAVDFFERRGIGFIVAVNEFDGGHRYTAEEVREAVGLGREVPVVRCDARLTSSGTATLAALVHHLLTMRPPAPAYSTNPMNSEMSPDPGEPI comes from the coding sequence ATGGCTTACGCAAACGGCTGTGACAGCCGCCCCGAAACCCTGCCCGCGACCTTGAAGATCCTGGTCGCGGGTGGGTTCGGGGCGGGGAAGACCACGTTCGTGGGCGCGGTGAGCGAGATCGAGCCGCTGTGCACGGAGGAACTGCTCAGCGGCCTGAGCGAGACCGCCGACCCGCTCGACGGGGTCGAGGCGAAGACCACGACGACAGTCGCGCTGGACTTCGGCCGGATCACCCTGGACGAGCGGCACGTCCTCTACCTCTTCGGCACACCCGGGCAGGAGCGCTTCTGGTTCCTGTGGGAGGAGCTGTGCGCGGGCGCGCTCGGGGCGGTCGTGCTCGCCGACACGCGCCGCCTGGCCGACTGCTTCCCGGCCGTCGACTTCTTCGAGCGGCGCGGGATCGGCTTCATCGTCGCCGTCAACGAGTTCGACGGCGGGCACCGCTACACGGCCGAGGAGGTCCGCGAGGCGGTGGGGCTAGGCCGGGAGGTGCCGGTCGTACGGTGCGACGCGCGGCTGACGAGCTCCGGGACGGCGACCCTGGCCGCCCTGGTCCACCACCTCCTGACCATGAGGCCGCCGGCCCCGGCGTACTCCACGAACCCGATGAACTCAGAGATGTCTCCGGACCCGGGGGAACCGATATGA
- a CDS encoding GAF domain-containing protein: MTYYESTGHLLLTPVDREAPERVVRLRELGLGERPDTELDLFARRAAQTLGAPYAGVNFIGEERQFFAGLHHDPDAPASGYPARSLARDHGYCPHVVVRRRALVLEDVRDFARFAGNAVVDESGVRSYLGAPLTDRRGIVLGTVCAVDGVPRRWGTDGLATVKALAVDLVALLHEREDRRGR, translated from the coding sequence ATGACGTACTACGAATCGACCGGACACCTGTTGCTCACCCCGGTGGACCGGGAGGCGCCCGAGCGCGTCGTCCGGCTGCGCGAACTGGGCTTGGGGGAGCGGCCGGACACCGAGCTCGACCTGTTCGCCCGGCGGGCCGCGCAGACGCTCGGCGCCCCGTACGCGGGGGTCAACTTCATCGGCGAGGAGCGGCAGTTCTTCGCCGGTCTCCACCACGACCCGGACGCCCCGGCGAGCGGCTACCCGGCCCGGTCCCTGGCCCGGGACCACGGCTACTGCCCGCACGTGGTGGTGCGGCGGCGGGCGCTGGTGCTGGAGGACGTGCGGGACTTCGCGCGCTTCGCGGGGAACGCGGTGGTCGACGAGAGCGGGGTGCGGTCGTACCTGGGGGCACCGCTGACGGACCGGCGGGGCATCGTCCTGGGAACCGTGTGCGCGGTGGACGGGGTGCCGAGGCGGTGGGGGACGGACGGGCTGGCGACGGTGAAGGCCCTGGCCGTCGATCTGGTGGCGCTGCTCCACGAGCGGGAGGACCGGCGCGGCCGGTGA
- a CDS encoding MmcQ/YjbR family DNA-binding protein produces MATTAQDVRAIALSLPDSSEKPAWGMPTFRVGGKIFAALGDDDTSIGVKCPKEDRAELIAAEPEKFFVREGHDDNYAWLRVRLKAVSDAAELRTILTDSWLQAAPKRLAAAHPELTAD; encoded by the coding sequence ATGGCCACGACGGCGCAGGACGTCCGGGCGATCGCGCTGTCGCTTCCGGACAGCAGCGAGAAGCCGGCCTGGGGCATGCCGACCTTCCGCGTGGGCGGGAAGATCTTCGCCGCCCTCGGGGACGACGACACCTCGATCGGGGTGAAGTGCCCCAAGGAGGACCGCGCGGAGCTGATCGCCGCGGAGCCGGAGAAGTTCTTCGTACGGGAGGGCCACGACGACAACTACGCGTGGCTGCGGGTCCGGCTGAAGGCGGTGTCGGACGCGGCGGAACTGCGCACGATCCTGACGGACTCCTGGCTCCAGGCGGCCCCGAAGCGCCTCGCCGCGGCCCACCCGGAGCTCACCGCCGACTGA
- a CDS encoding phosphatase PAP2 family protein, whose amino-acid sequence MISKASRVPSRTGGGAGFATWRQPRVLLWAAVSVVAFGFLIALEIAARHYGERGPIADQAREVIFAPKSGTVLYASMALMMVVLSWRQRFIAVGAAIGIDLVFWAVRSAVGAEMMFGNGALWVTLACAVIAVTRRTGRERALLLKGVALALLLVAGRKTGYTWLLITSQTRPMVLDQYVATADHALGNPSWVAGRIVEATGAIGAHVLEWVYIQLAVGAVIVALYQLRHVAAERRFPRHHLVRTFLVVGLLGPGIYMIFPVVGPIFAYGADGGQWALADLWPHTPSPVGVPQPMPFNDFTPRNCMPSLHTAWATAIFIHSRKGPLALRLLGTFWLIATLGATLGFGYHYGADIVAGVVFTYTIETGLRSLDRGWDRSGIKLTVYGAAVFVAFLVSFRFLSTEMAAYPWVFGPLLILGMASVVYGHVRITRLWEREAVSARVPQQRRETQPELV is encoded by the coding sequence TTGATATCTAAGGCATCGCGAGTTCCCTCGCGAACGGGTGGCGGAGCCGGGTTCGCCACGTGGCGTCAACCACGGGTCCTGCTGTGGGCCGCGGTGAGTGTGGTTGCCTTCGGATTCCTCATCGCGCTGGAGATCGCCGCGCGCCACTACGGCGAGCGGGGCCCGATCGCCGACCAGGCGCGAGAGGTGATATTCGCCCCCAAGTCGGGGACGGTGCTGTACGCCAGCATGGCGTTGATGATGGTGGTGCTCAGCTGGCGCCAGCGCTTCATCGCGGTCGGTGCGGCGATCGGCATCGACCTCGTCTTCTGGGCCGTGCGGTCGGCGGTCGGCGCCGAGATGATGTTCGGCAACGGCGCGCTGTGGGTGACGTTGGCCTGCGCCGTCATCGCCGTCACGCGCCGGACCGGCCGGGAGCGCGCCCTGCTGCTGAAAGGCGTCGCGCTGGCCCTGTTGCTGGTGGCCGGCCGCAAGACGGGCTACACCTGGCTGCTGATCACGTCACAGACCCGTCCGATGGTGCTCGACCAGTACGTGGCGACCGCCGATCACGCGCTGGGCAACCCGTCATGGGTGGCGGGCCGGATCGTCGAGGCCACCGGCGCGATCGGCGCCCACGTTCTGGAGTGGGTCTACATCCAGCTCGCGGTGGGCGCGGTCATCGTCGCGCTGTACCAGCTGCGCCACGTGGCGGCCGAACGCCGCTTCCCGCGCCATCACCTGGTGCGCACGTTCCTCGTCGTCGGCCTGCTCGGTCCCGGCATCTACATGATCTTCCCGGTGGTCGGGCCGATCTTCGCCTACGGCGCCGACGGCGGGCAGTGGGCGCTGGCCGACCTGTGGCCGCACACGCCGTCGCCGGTCGGTGTCCCGCAGCCGATGCCCTTCAACGACTTCACCCCGCGCAACTGCATGCCCAGCCTGCACACGGCGTGGGCCACCGCGATCTTCATCCACTCCCGCAAGGGCCCGCTGGCCCTGCGCCTGCTGGGCACGTTCTGGCTGATCGCCACGCTCGGCGCGACGCTGGGCTTCGGCTACCACTACGGCGCGGACATCGTCGCCGGCGTCGTGTTCACGTACACGATCGAGACGGGGCTGCGCTCGCTCGACCGTGGCTGGGACCGGTCGGGAATCAAGCTGACGGTCTACGGCGCCGCGGTCTTCGTCGCGTTCTTGGTGTCGTTCCGCTTCCTGTCGACGGAGATGGCCGCCTACCCGTGGGTGTTCGGGCCGCTGCTGATTCTGGGGATGGCCTCGGTGGTCTACGGCCACGTGCGGATCACCAGGCTGTGGGAGCGCGAGGCCGTGTCTGCGCGGGTGCCGCAGCAGCGACGCGAAACGCAGCCCGAACTGGTCTGA
- a CDS encoding LysE/ArgO family amino acid transporter, with product MTHGIITAALAGFGTGLSLIVAIGAQNAFILRQGARRHSVLAVVAICALSDALLIVLGVAGVGAVVTAWPAALTAVGIAGGAFLIGYGVLAARRVLRPAPGAALTADGASPGSGRRAVLTCLAMTWLNPHVYLDTVLLLGSLAADRGDLRWAFGAGAALASLTWFGSLGYGARLLSGLLARPSAWRVLDGLVAATMVTMGGMLLARA from the coding sequence ATGACACACGGCATCATCACGGCGGCACTCGCCGGTTTCGGCACCGGCCTCTCCCTCATCGTCGCCATCGGCGCGCAGAACGCGTTCATCCTCCGGCAGGGCGCGCGCCGGCATTCCGTCCTCGCCGTGGTCGCCATCTGCGCCCTCTCGGACGCGCTGCTCATCGTGCTCGGCGTCGCGGGCGTCGGCGCCGTCGTCACCGCCTGGCCGGCCGCCCTGACCGCCGTCGGCATCGCCGGCGGCGCCTTCCTGATCGGCTACGGAGTGCTCGCGGCCCGCCGGGTACTGCGCCCCGCCCCGGGCGCCGCCCTCACCGCCGACGGCGCCTCCCCCGGCTCCGGCCGCCGCGCGGTGCTGACCTGCCTGGCCATGACCTGGCTCAACCCGCACGTCTACCTGGACACCGTGCTGCTGCTGGGCTCCCTGGCCGCCGACCGCGGCGACCTGCGCTGGGCCTTCGGCGCCGGCGCGGCCCTGGCCAGCCTGACCTGGTTCGGCTCCCTGGGCTACGGCGCCCGCCTGCTGAGCGGCCTCCTGGCCCGCCCGTCGGCCTGGCGCGTCCTGGACGGCCTCGTCGCCGCGACGATGGTCACGATGGGCGGCATGCTCCTCGCCCGGGCCTGA
- a CDS encoding LysR family transcriptional regulator ArgP: MDELPLDQVRTLLAVVDEGTFDAAAAALHVTPSAVSQRVKALEQRTGRVLLMRTKPVRATESGQVVIRFARQLARLERDARAELGMGAAQGLGPVRLPIAVNADSLATWFLPALALVPQDPPVCFELHREDESHTTALLREGQVMAAVTSSPDPVAGCTVRALGLARYLPVASPGFAARHLTGALARDLREAPVIVFDRRDVLQDTFVRSLAGPDAEASPARHHVPTSEGFCDAVAAGLGWGLVPQSQAAPLVRSGGLVLLAPRRPLDVPLYWQQWKLDSPALSLVAAVVARAAAEALLPAG, from the coding sequence ATGGACGAGCTGCCGCTGGACCAGGTACGGACCCTCCTCGCGGTCGTGGACGAGGGCACCTTCGACGCGGCCGCCGCCGCCCTGCACGTCACGCCCTCCGCCGTCAGCCAGCGGGTCAAGGCGCTGGAGCAGCGCACCGGGCGGGTGCTGCTGATGCGGACCAAGCCGGTACGGGCGACCGAGTCGGGCCAGGTGGTGATCCGGTTCGCGCGTCAGCTGGCCCGGCTGGAGCGCGACGCGCGGGCCGAGCTGGGCATGGGTGCGGCGCAGGGGCTGGGGCCGGTACGGCTGCCGATCGCGGTGAACGCGGACTCGCTCGCCACCTGGTTCCTGCCCGCGCTGGCCCTGGTTCCGCAGGATCCGCCCGTCTGCTTCGAGCTGCACCGCGAGGACGAGTCCCATACGACCGCCCTGCTGCGGGAGGGGCAGGTGATGGCGGCGGTCACCTCCTCGCCGGACCCGGTGGCGGGCTGCACCGTACGGGCGCTGGGGCTCGCGCGGTACCTGCCGGTCGCGAGCCCCGGTTTCGCCGCCCGCCACCTCACGGGCGCGCTCGCGCGGGACCTTCGCGAGGCGCCTGTGATCGTGTTCGACCGGCGGGACGTCCTCCAGGACACCTTCGTACGGTCGCTGGCCGGCCCGGACGCCGAGGCCTCGCCCGCGCGCCACCACGTGCCCACCTCGGAGGGGTTCTGTGACGCGGTCGCCGCGGGGCTGGGGTGGGGGCTGGTGCCGCAGTCGCAGGCCGCCCCACTGGTGCGGTCCGGGGGGCTGGTGCTGCTGGCGCCCCGGCGGCCGCTGGACGTGCCGCTGTACTGGCAGCAGTGGAAGCTGGACTCCCCGGCGCTGTCGCTGGTGGCCGCCGTGGTCGCGCGGGCGGCGGCCGAGGCGCTGCTGCCGGCGGGCTGA
- a CDS encoding pyridoxamine 5'-phosphate oxidase family protein — MDGTQGIDDGERTTGAAAPQRRGRRIMMTGEEVDAFLREQRTCRVATVSPDGRPHVGALWFAWDGRSLWLYSITRSRRWADLRKDPRISVVVDAGEAYDELRGVELRGTAVFVGEAPRTGEPCPELAEAERIFPVKNFGIEEMPHDGRHAWIRLTPESVVSWDFRKL; from the coding sequence ATGGACGGTACCCAGGGGATCGACGACGGCGAGCGGACGACCGGGGCCGCCGCCCCGCAGCGGCGGGGCCGCCGCATCATGATGACCGGGGAGGAAGTGGACGCCTTCCTGCGCGAGCAGCGCACCTGCCGGGTGGCGACGGTCTCCCCGGACGGCCGCCCCCACGTGGGCGCGCTGTGGTTCGCCTGGGACGGCCGCTCGCTGTGGCTGTACTCGATCACACGCAGCCGCCGCTGGGCCGACCTGCGCAAGGATCCCCGCATCTCGGTGGTCGTGGACGCGGGCGAGGCCTACGACGAACTGCGCGGGGTCGAGCTCCGCGGCACCGCCGTGTTCGTGGGCGAGGCCCCGCGGACGGGCGAGCCCTGCCCGGAGCTGGCGGAGGCCGAGCGGATCTTCCCCGTCAAGAACTTCGGCATCGAGGAGATGCCCCACGACGGGCGGCACGCCTGGATCCGCCTCACCCCGGAGTCGGTCGTGTCCTGGGACTTCCGAAAGCTCTAG
- a CDS encoding cysteine hydrolase has translation MPHLDPATTALLTVECQSGVVGDESALPELAKEARDSGMLARVAALVDAAHGAGVQVLHAVAERRPDGRGANTNARLFRAAGKLPVRQLTGSRAVEVAAPIEVAEGDLVVRRLHGLSPMAGTDLDPLLRNLGVRTLVVTGVSSNIAIPNTVFDAVNLGYQVVVPSDAITGVPAAYTAEVIRNSLALVAAITTAEALIAEWASPR, from the coding sequence ATGCCGCACCTCGATCCCGCCACCACCGCGCTGCTCACCGTCGAGTGCCAAAGCGGCGTCGTCGGCGACGAGAGCGCCCTGCCCGAGCTGGCCAAGGAGGCCAGGGACTCCGGGATGCTGGCCCGGGTGGCCGCGCTCGTCGACGCCGCGCACGGAGCCGGCGTACAGGTGCTGCACGCGGTCGCCGAGCGGCGGCCGGACGGGCGCGGTGCCAACACCAACGCGCGGCTGTTCCGGGCCGCCGGAAAGCTGCCGGTGCGCCAGCTCACCGGGAGCCGGGCGGTCGAGGTCGCGGCGCCGATCGAGGTGGCCGAGGGGGACCTGGTCGTCCGGCGGCTGCACGGGCTGTCCCCGATGGCCGGAACCGATCTGGACCCGCTGCTGCGCAACCTCGGCGTCCGCACCCTCGTCGTCACCGGGGTCTCCTCGAACATCGCGATCCCGAACACGGTCTTCGACGCCGTGAACCTCGGCTACCAGGTCGTGGTCCCCTCGGACGCCATCACCGGGGTGCCCGCCGCCTACACCGCCGAGGTGATCCGCAACTCCCTCGCGCTGGTCGCGGCCATCACCACGGCCGAAGCGCTGATCGCGGAGTGGGCTTCGCCGCGCTGA
- a CDS encoding HipA family kinase, with product MLSEVIATRYVTPLREGGSLPGIVEADDLGTYVMKFTGAGQGRKTLVAEVVCGRLAQHLGLRVPRLVQMQLDPVIGLGEPDQEVQELLKASGGLNLGMDYLPGSIGFDPLAYQVDPVEAGRVVWFDALINNVDRSWRNPNMLVWHGDLWLIDHGATMIWHHNWPTAEAAAAKPYNASDHVLAPVGPDVAAAAAALAPLVTRQLLEEVVADVPDEWLVDEPGFDSTDAVRRAYVDVLLPRAASIHERISMEAEVKASSKPPGWLTDHLTEWPHKTKKKSGSE from the coding sequence ATGTTGTCCGAAGTGATCGCGACCCGCTACGTCACGCCCTTGCGCGAGGGCGGCTCGCTCCCGGGAATCGTCGAGGCCGACGACCTCGGTACCTACGTCATGAAATTCACCGGAGCCGGCCAGGGGCGCAAGACCCTCGTCGCCGAGGTCGTCTGCGGCCGCCTGGCCCAGCACCTGGGCCTGCGGGTCCCGAGGCTGGTGCAGATGCAGCTCGACCCCGTCATCGGGCTCGGCGAGCCCGACCAGGAGGTCCAGGAGCTGCTCAAGGCCAGCGGCGGGCTGAACCTCGGGATGGACTACCTGCCCGGCTCGATCGGCTTCGACCCGCTCGCGTACCAGGTCGACCCGGTCGAGGCGGGGCGCGTGGTCTGGTTCGACGCCCTGATCAACAACGTCGACCGGTCCTGGCGCAATCCGAACATGCTGGTCTGGCACGGGGACCTCTGGCTCATCGACCACGGCGCCACCATGATCTGGCACCACAACTGGCCGACCGCCGAGGCCGCCGCCGCCAAGCCCTACAACGCCTCCGACCACGTGCTCGCCCCGGTCGGCCCGGACGTCGCGGCGGCCGCCGCCGCGCTCGCGCCCCTGGTGACCCGGCAACTGCTCGAAGAGGTCGTCGCCGACGTGCCCGACGAGTGGCTGGTCGACGAGCCGGGTTTCGACTCCACCGACGCGGTGCGCCGCGCCTACGTGGACGTGCTGCTGCCGCGCGCGGCCTCGATCCACGAGAGGATCTCGATGGAGGCCGAGGTGAAGGCGTCCTCGAAGCCGCCCGGGTGGCTCACCGACCATCTGACCGAATGGCCCCACAAGACCAAGAAGAAGAGCGGCAGCGAGTGA
- a CDS encoding DUF3037 domain-containing protein translates to MTKRDVFEYALVRVVPRMERGECFNAGVIVYCRARSYVAARTHLDEAKLLALDPKADVAGVRAALRAVEGLCAGGESAGQAAGDEPGRRFRWLVAPRSTVVQPGPVHTGLTADPEAEVERLLDLLVR, encoded by the coding sequence GTGACCAAGCGGGACGTGTTCGAGTACGCGCTGGTGCGCGTGGTGCCCCGGATGGAGCGCGGCGAGTGTTTCAACGCCGGCGTGATCGTCTACTGCCGGGCGCGGTCCTACGTCGCCGCCCGCACCCACCTGGACGAGGCCAAGCTCCTCGCCCTGGACCCCAAGGCCGACGTGGCCGGGGTGCGGGCCGCGCTGCGCGCGGTCGAGGGGCTGTGCGCGGGCGGCGAGAGCGCCGGCCAGGCGGCGGGCGACGAGCCGGGCCGCCGGTTCCGCTGGCTGGTCGCGCCGCGCAGCACGGTGGTCCAGCCGGGCCCGGTGCACACCGGTCTGACGGCGGACCCCGAGGCCGAAGTGGAACGGCTGCTCGACCTGCTGGTGCGCTGA
- the fabG gene encoding 3-oxoacyl-ACP reductase FabG → MSTTEQRVAIVTGAARGIGAATAVRLAAEGRAVAVLDLDEAACKDTVEAITAAGGTALAVGCDVSDAAQVEAAVERVASTLGAPTILVNNAGVLRDNLLFKMSETDWDTVMNVHLRGAFLMSRACQKYMVEAKFGRIVNLSSSSALGNRGQLNYSAAKAGLQGFTKTLAIELGKFGVTANAVAPGFIVTEMTAQTAARVGMGFEDFQAAAATQIPVQRVGRPDDIANAIAFFTGEAAGFVSGQVMYVAGGPLN, encoded by the coding sequence ATGTCCACCACCGAGCAGCGCGTCGCGATCGTGACCGGGGCGGCCCGGGGCATCGGCGCGGCCACCGCCGTACGCCTGGCCGCCGAAGGCCGCGCCGTCGCCGTACTCGACCTCGACGAAGCGGCCTGCAAGGACACCGTGGAGGCGATCACGGCCGCGGGCGGCACGGCCCTGGCGGTCGGCTGCGACGTCTCCGACGCCGCGCAGGTGGAGGCGGCCGTCGAGCGCGTCGCGAGCACCCTGGGCGCCCCGACCATCCTGGTCAACAACGCCGGCGTACTGCGCGACAACCTGCTGTTCAAGATGAGCGAGACCGACTGGGACACCGTCATGAACGTGCACCTGCGCGGCGCGTTCCTGATGTCGAGGGCCTGTCAGAAGTACATGGTGGAGGCCAAGTTCGGCCGCATCGTCAACCTCTCCAGCAGTTCGGCGCTCGGCAACCGCGGCCAGCTCAACTACTCCGCCGCCAAGGCCGGCCTGCAGGGCTTCACCAAGACCCTGGCGATCGAGCTCGGCAAGTTCGGCGTCACCGCCAACGCCGTCGCCCCCGGCTTCATCGTCACCGAGATGACCGCCCAGACGGCCGCCCGCGTCGGGATGGGCTTCGAGGACTTCCAGGCCGCCGCGGCCACCCAGATCCCGGTGCAGCGCGTCGGCCGCCCGGACGACATCGCCAACGCCATCGCGTTCTTCACGGGCGAGGCCGCCGGCTTCGTCTCCGGCCAGGTCATGTACGTGGCCGGCGGCCCGCTCAACTGA